A window from Thermodesulfobacteriota bacterium encodes these proteins:
- a CDS encoding FmdE family protein, translating into MEGESMGSYRTDAEMIKKAIAFHGHSCPGLAIGIRASEVALREIGKATDEEVVAVVETDMCAVDAIQFLTGCTFGKGNLIHKDYGKNAFTFYRRRDGQAIRLVTRPEVFGATGQTLWRLNRKVQEEGLTEEEEKTWRTLREELTNRIMASDPSELFEMKQPKEPAPRKARMVPSLICQSCKEPVMETRTRRLYEKVYCIPCFDLLDQR; encoded by the coding sequence ATGGAAGGAGAGAGTATGGGTTCCTATCGCACCGATGCAGAGATGATTAAGAAAGCCATAGCGTTTCACGGTCACTCCTGTCCGGGTTTGGCCATTGGGATAAGGGCTTCAGAAGTGGCTTTAAGGGAGATTGGGAAGGCCACGGATGAGGAGGTCGTGGCCGTGGTCGAAACCGACATGTGCGCGGTGGATGCCATTCAATTTTTGACCGGCTGCACCTTCGGAAAAGGAAACCTGATTCACAAAGATTACGGAAAGAATGCCTTTACCTTCTATCGGCGCAGGGACGGCCAAGCGATCCGCCTGGTCACCCGACCGGAGGTCTTCGGAGCGACCGGACAAACCCTCTGGCGACTGAATCGAAAGGTCCAGGAGGAGGGGCTCACCGAAGAGGAGGAGAAGACCTGGCGCACCCTTCGGGAAGAGCTGACCAACCGGATTATGGCGTCGGATCCCTCCGAACTCTTCGAGATGAAGCAACCAAAGGAGCCGGCTCCGAGAAAGGCGAGGATGGTGCCCAGCCTGATCTGCCAATCCTGCAAGGAACCGGTGATGGAGACCCGCACCCGGCGGCTCTACGAGAAGGTCTACTGCATCCCCTGCTTCGATCTTCTCGATCAGCGATAG
- a CDS encoding molybdopterin-dependent oxidoreductase, producing the protein MEIRRRDFLKVGMVAGATIAFNGLTLNAFANGKDQRVGTGGTEPGEWVASTCQGCTQWCPIVIFVQQGRAVKVRGNPLSKANNGYCCVKGHLILQQIYDPDRIKVPMKRTNPQKGRGIDPKFVPISWDEAMDIIADKIIELRKNNEPHKYLLMRGRYSDHNTILYDHLTKMIGSPNNISHSALCAEVEKMGRFFTEGYWGYCIYDLEKMKYLIVWGCDPVSSNRNIPITTLQLNRLLEEGTVVVVDPRLNTTAAKAHEWLPIKPGEDGALATAMAHVILTEGLWNREFVGDFKDGKNLFKAGQTVDEASFAEKHTFGLVKWWNIELKDRTPEWAAGVTGIAKEQIVRVAKGFAQAAPHCAVWYGPTMMPRGTYAALAMHALNGLVGATDSEGGVVTSVSAPSSSYPGFEKYQDEIAKAGVKQKKIDQRGYLKFPNLASGRPGSGVSTNNVPNAILANDPYDIKVAIGYFNNFNFSATDAKRWDQAMAKIPFFVHIVPIVSEMTQFADIVLPAALHHSEEWAISRNQGNMYGHISIHQPVIKRMFDVKGAETEIVWLLAEKLKAKGFPNVYDWLYNEYKDPETGKNPTNAEEFALYATKIRSRRAWDPAQNKDYKGDRPEGWEDFRKKGVVNSPRYEFRKKWGNFPTVTKKFEFYSETLKKALAEHAEKNKTTIDGVLEATLYEARGEKAFVPHYESPRRHGDRSQYPFDLIDMKSRLNREGRSANAPWYYAFKQCDPGDLNYEDVLQINPADAKRLGIKDGDRVKVTSVVGSLVVRARLWEGVRPGTVAKCFGQGHWCYGRIGTKNLSKFEPRGANFNEIMPDDYDFLSGSTARNGGFTGVRIEKV; encoded by the coding sequence ATGGAGATCAGAAGACGTGATTTTCTGAAGGTGGGGATGGTGGCGGGGGCGACCATTGCTTTCAATGGTTTGACCTTGAATGCCTTTGCAAATGGCAAGGATCAGAGGGTTGGGACCGGAGGGACCGAACCGGGAGAGTGGGTCGCCTCGACCTGTCAAGGGTGCACCCAATGGTGTCCGATCGTCATCTTCGTCCAGCAGGGTCGGGCCGTCAAGGTGCGCGGCAACCCCCTCAGCAAAGCCAATAACGGATACTGTTGTGTCAAAGGTCACTTGATCCTTCAGCAGATTTACGATCCAGACCGGATCAAGGTTCCTATGAAGCGGACGAACCCTCAAAAGGGGAGGGGGATCGACCCGAAGTTCGTTCCCATCTCCTGGGACGAGGCGATGGACATCATCGCGGATAAGATCATTGAACTTCGAAAGAACAATGAACCCCACAAATACCTCCTGATGCGGGGCCGCTATTCGGACCACAACACCATCCTCTACGACCACCTCACCAAGATGATCGGCTCGCCCAACAACATCTCCCACAGCGCCCTCTGTGCGGAGGTGGAGAAGATGGGGCGTTTCTTCACCGAGGGGTACTGGGGTTACTGTATCTACGATCTCGAGAAGATGAAGTACCTTATCGTTTGGGGCTGCGATCCGGTCTCCTCCAATCGGAACATCCCCATCACCACCCTCCAGTTGAATCGCCTCTTGGAGGAGGGCACCGTCGTTGTGGTCGACCCGCGGCTGAACACTACCGCGGCCAAGGCCCATGAATGGCTTCCCATCAAGCCCGGGGAGGATGGTGCCCTGGCCACGGCCATGGCCCATGTGATCCTGACCGAGGGATTGTGGAACAGAGAGTTCGTGGGCGATTTCAAGGACGGGAAGAACCTCTTCAAGGCCGGGCAGACGGTGGACGAGGCGAGCTTTGCCGAGAAACATACCTTTGGCCTCGTCAAATGGTGGAATATCGAGTTGAAAGATAGAACTCCCGAATGGGCGGCCGGCGTCACGGGAATTGCGAAGGAACAGATCGTCCGGGTGGCCAAGGGGTTTGCCCAGGCCGCTCCTCACTGCGCGGTCTGGTACGGGCCCACCATGATGCCCCGGGGGACCTATGCCGCCCTGGCCATGCACGCCCTCAACGGGCTCGTGGGAGCGACCGACAGCGAAGGGGGCGTGGTGACGAGCGTCAGCGCCCCGAGCAGCAGCTACCCCGGTTTCGAGAAATACCAGGACGAGATCGCGAAGGCCGGGGTCAAGCAGAAGAAGATCGATCAGCGGGGCTATCTAAAATTCCCCAATCTCGCCTCCGGCAGGCCCGGAAGCGGCGTGTCCACGAATAACGTCCCGAACGCCATCCTCGCCAACGACCCCTACGACATCAAAGTAGCGATCGGCTACTTCAACAACTTCAATTTTTCAGCAACGGATGCCAAACGATGGGATCAGGCCATGGCGAAGATCCCCTTCTTCGTCCATATCGTGCCCATCGTCTCCGAGATGACCCAGTTCGCGGACATCGTCCTTCCCGCTGCCCTTCACCATTCGGAAGAGTGGGCGATCTCCCGGAACCAGGGGAATATGTATGGCCACATCTCCATCCACCAGCCCGTCATTAAAAGGATGTTCGACGTGAAGGGGGCCGAGACCGAAATCGTCTGGCTGCTGGCGGAGAAGCTGAAGGCGAAGGGTTTCCCAAACGTTTACGACTGGCTCTACAATGAATACAAGGACCCGGAAACGGGAAAGAACCCCACCAACGCCGAGGAGTTCGCCCTCTACGCCACCAAGATCCGGAGCCGGAGGGCTTGGGATCCGGCCCAGAACAAGGATTATAAGGGCGATCGGCCCGAGGGATGGGAGGATTTCAGGAAGAAGGGTGTGGTCAATTCCCCACGGTATGAATTCCGCAAAAAGTGGGGGAATTTCCCGACGGTGACGAAGAAGTTCGAGTTCTATAGCGAGACCCTCAAGAAGGCCTTGGCCGAACATGCCGAGAAGAACAAGACGACGATCGACGGCGTGCTCGAGGCCACCCTTTATGAGGCCAGGGGTGAAAAGGCCTTCGTGCCCCACTATGAATCCCCCAGGAGGCACGGCGACCGGAGCCAGTATCCCTTTGATCTCATCGACATGAAGTCCAGGCTCAACCGGGAAGGCCGGAGCGCCAACGCTCCCTGGTATTACGCCTTCAAGCAGTGCGACCCGGGCGACCTCAATTATGAAGACGTCCTCCAGATCAACCCTGCGGATGCCAAACGGTTGGGGATCAAGGACGGGGATCGGGTGAAGGTGACCTCGGTAGTCGGAAGCCTGGTGGTTCGGGCCCGCCTATGGGAGGGCGTGCGACCTGGAACGGTGGCCAAATGCTTCGGCCAGGGACACTGGTGTTATGGCCGGATCGGAACGAAGAATCTCTCGAAATTCGAGCCGCGTGGGGCGAACTTCAACGAGATCATGCCGGATGATTATGACTTCTTGAGTGGATCGACGGCCCGAAACGGCGGCTTCACCGGCGTGAGAATCGAGAAAGTCTGA
- a CDS encoding TonB-dependent receptor — MRRFWAMMIFLALPLNGFGSWMVWAEEKEEKLEEMVVTATRTEKELEIAPASVTVIKKEEIEKRGVKTLDSALNTTPGVFNRRGKGLMDVLSNVTLRGIPGEARTMVMMDGVPLNDAYVGNVVYGGLMPEDIERIEVVRGPFSSLYGGYAMGGVVHLISKMPEKREFTFKAGYGSHLKGDEAMDDYWKGYLSYGDRFKGFSFFVSYGYQATDGYPTDYNVQSSRPPAGITGWIPTTDTQGAIRYLIGHRGDNTWWDDSLRVRAGYDFSKVTKLRLSFLRQRYEYDYDDPVTYLRNAAGAEVWSYGTVRERTFIGGGGGRVLNHYNVGFETEVSPLKIKFSLGLQDVEKNWYVTPGTTAATTRFGGPGTRNETLSQNYHGDLQVTVPLFKRNLLTFGGSFRYGWANTEEHDLINWKDEDSKTRLVYQSKGKDRTYAFFLQDEIMILENLTAYLGVRFDRWETFDGYVNQAGTAGYPKRYGARDARSWSPKAALVYKPFERTTLRVSGGKAFRSPTTYDLYRTWVSAAGTTFAANPDLKPETTLSWDVGIDQGLWKGARVRAAYFENYLKDLIYRKTVTPTYREFHNAGKAEVKGVELEGEQRFDFGLKLFANFTYNDTEMKRNEANPASEGKKLTNVPERMFNVGADFEKGPFYASLIGRYVSKRFTDDQNRDRVNRVYGSHDPFFVVDARLSYKVLKFATLSLSIDNLFDKDYFWSYKAPGRSWFGEVLVKF, encoded by the coding sequence ATGAGAAGGTTTTGGGCGATGATGATTTTTTTGGCTTTGCCTTTGAATGGGTTCGGGTCATGGATGGTTTGGGCGGAGGAAAAGGAAGAAAAGCTTGAAGAGATGGTGGTCACGGCCACCAGGACGGAGAAGGAGCTGGAGATCGCGCCGGCCAGCGTGACGGTGATCAAGAAGGAAGAGATCGAGAAGAGAGGAGTGAAGACCCTCGACAGTGCCCTCAACACGACGCCCGGTGTCTTCAACAGGCGGGGAAAAGGGTTGATGGATGTGCTGTCGAACGTCACTTTAAGGGGCATCCCCGGAGAGGCGAGGACGATGGTGATGATGGACGGGGTTCCCTTAAACGATGCTTATGTGGGAAATGTCGTTTATGGAGGGTTGATGCCCGAGGACATAGAGCGGATCGAGGTGGTGAGGGGCCCTTTTTCGAGCCTCTATGGGGGCTATGCCATGGGAGGCGTGGTCCATCTCATCTCGAAGATGCCCGAGAAGAGGGAGTTCACCTTCAAGGCAGGCTATGGGTCTCACCTCAAGGGCGACGAGGCCATGGATGACTATTGGAAGGGCTATCTCTCCTATGGGGATCGATTCAAGGGCTTCAGTTTCTTCGTGAGCTATGGCTATCAGGCGACCGATGGTTATCCGACAGATTACAACGTCCAATCGAGCCGGCCCCCTGCGGGGATCACCGGATGGATTCCGACTACGGACACCCAGGGAGCGATTCGTTATCTCATTGGTCATCGGGGCGACAATACCTGGTGGGACGACAGCCTCCGTGTGAGGGCGGGATATGACTTTTCAAAGGTCACAAAGCTCAGGCTCTCCTTTCTCAGGCAACGTTACGAATATGACTACGACGATCCGGTTACCTATCTTCGGAATGCCGCGGGGGCGGAGGTCTGGTCGTATGGAACGGTCAGGGAGAGGACCTTTATTGGGGGAGGGGGAGGTAGGGTGCTCAACCATTACAACGTTGGTTTTGAGACGGAGGTCTCTCCTTTGAAGATCAAGTTCTCGTTGGGGCTTCAGGATGTGGAGAAGAACTGGTATGTGACGCCTGGGACGACGGCAGCGACCACTCGGTTCGGAGGTCCTGGGACGAGAAATGAGACGCTTTCCCAGAACTACCATGGGGATCTTCAGGTTACGGTTCCCCTTTTCAAGAGGAACCTTCTCACCTTCGGGGGTTCTTTTCGGTACGGGTGGGCCAACACCGAGGAGCACGATCTGATCAACTGGAAGGACGAGGACTCCAAGACCAGGCTTGTCTATCAGTCGAAGGGGAAGGATCGGACCTATGCCTTCTTCCTTCAGGACGAGATCATGATCCTCGAAAATCTCACGGCCTATCTTGGGGTTCGGTTTGATCGTTGGGAGACCTTCGATGGGTATGTGAATCAGGCGGGGACAGCGGGTTATCCTAAGAGGTACGGTGCCAGGGATGCCCGTTCCTGGAGTCCGAAGGCGGCTCTGGTCTATAAGCCCTTTGAGAGGACGACGCTTAGGGTCTCTGGGGGCAAGGCCTTCCGTTCTCCAACCACATACGATCTCTATAGAACGTGGGTGAGTGCAGCTGGCACGACCTTTGCGGCAAATCCTGATCTCAAGCCCGAGACGACCCTTTCCTGGGATGTGGGCATCGATCAGGGGCTCTGGAAGGGAGCCAGGGTGAGGGCAGCCTACTTTGAGAACTACCTCAAAGACCTAATCTATCGTAAGACGGTGACTCCGACCTACCGGGAGTTTCACAATGCAGGGAAGGCCGAGGTCAAGGGCGTGGAGCTCGAGGGGGAGCAGCGGTTCGATTTCGGTTTGAAGCTCTTTGCCAATTTCACCTACAACGACACGGAGATGAAGCGAAACGAGGCCAATCCTGCCTCTGAAGGGAAGAAGTTGACCAACGTGCCCGAGCGGATGTTCAACGTGGGTGCAGATTTCGAAAAGGGGCCTTTCTACGCCAGCCTGATCGGAAGGTATGTAAGCAAAAGATTTACAGATGACCAGAACAGGGATAGGGTCAACAGGGTCTATGGATCGCACGATCCCTTCTTCGTGGTGGATGCCAGACTCTCCTATAAAGTTTTAAAATTTGCTACTCTTTCCTTGTCCATCGACAACCTCTTCGACAAAGACTACTTCTGGTCCTATAAGGCTCCCGGACGCTCCTGGTTCGGCGAGGTTCTGGTGAAGTTCTGA
- a CDS encoding biopolymer transporter ExbD, whose translation MEFERTRHQHTHINIAPLVDMVFLLLLFFMLTSHWIQEPAIRIRLPESSTAEVKAEPLKTIFITSGGEIYFMDRRVELGDLRRAIEEQIRDREREFLKIKADREAHVGILIGVIDEVRRSGTKNFSIITTQKER comes from the coding sequence ATGGAGTTTGAGAGGACGAGGCATCAGCATACCCACATCAACATCGCTCCCCTGGTGGACATGGTCTTTCTGTTGCTTCTCTTCTTCATGCTCACTTCTCATTGGATACAGGAGCCTGCGATACGGATTAGGCTTCCGGAGTCGAGCACGGCGGAGGTCAAGGCGGAGCCATTGAAGACGATCTTCATCACCTCGGGAGGGGAGATCTACTTCATGGATCGGAGGGTGGAGCTTGGGGATTTGAGGCGGGCCATCGAGGAGCAGATCCGGGACAGGGAAAGGGAATTCCTGAAGATCAAGGCGGACAGGGAGGCCCATGTGGGGATCCTCATCGGCGTGATCGACGAGGTGAGACGCTCTGGGACGAAGAACTTCAGCATCATCACCACTCAGAAAGAGAGATAA
- a CDS encoding 4Fe-4S dicluster domain-containing protein — MAKKQYAMVIDLLKCVGCGACALACKTENNTPDKAKGQTFNWADFITKVEGAFPNVKYTIYPVLCNHCTDAPCVKVCPVSPKAMHKHDNGITMHNQERCIGCRLCQQNCPYSVEDVDKAKAAYSVISYNDGEPHGFYRDTTEAFKGLTASGAEVAKKAGDLPPHRTLYKHSDYASVRRANVVEKCIFCEHRVIHGELPYCVEACPARARIFGDAADPNSEVSQLLKKYKARQMKNNKGEFLKPGEKGTRPNVYYIRSYQAEAKKG, encoded by the coding sequence ATGGCAAAGAAGCAATATGCGATGGTCATAGATCTGTTGAAATGTGTCGGTTGCGGCGCCTGCGCCCTGGCCTGCAAAACCGAGAACAATACGCCGGACAAGGCGAAGGGACAGACCTTCAATTGGGCCGATTTCATCACGAAGGTCGAGGGGGCGTTCCCCAATGTCAAATATACCATTTACCCCGTCCTCTGTAACCATTGCACCGACGCTCCCTGCGTGAAGGTCTGCCCGGTCAGCCCCAAGGCCATGCATAAACACGACAACGGGATCACCATGCACAACCAGGAGAGGTGTATCGGATGCCGGCTCTGCCAGCAGAACTGCCCTTACAGCGTCGAGGATGTCGACAAGGCGAAAGCGGCCTACAGCGTCATCAGCTATAACGATGGGGAACCCCACGGGTTCTATCGGGATACGACGGAGGCCTTTAAGGGATTGACCGCTTCGGGCGCAGAGGTGGCCAAGAAGGCCGGAGACCTCCCTCCCCACCGGACCCTTTACAAGCATTCGGATTATGCGAGCGTGAGAAGGGCCAATGTCGTCGAAAAGTGCATCTTTTGTGAACACCGGGTGATCCACGGTGAACTGCCCTATTGCGTCGAGGCCTGTCCGGCGCGGGCGAGGATCTTCGGAGATGCTGCCGACCCGAATAGCGAGGTAAGCCAGCTGCTCAAGAAGTATAAGGCCAGGCAGATGAAGAACAACAAGGGCGAGTTTCTTAAGCCGGGAGAGAAGGGCACCCGGCCCAATGTCTATTACATCCGGAGTTACCAGGCCGAGGCAAAGAAGGGCTGA
- a CDS encoding molecular chaperone TorD family protein, which produces MEELRPPSKEKLQGEAYRLFSACFCLPRREWFLQEGLFKNLATVLSEICNEAVPFVSEMERSLLETSEEELRVEYARLFVGPYELKAPPYGSVYLDGERRLMGDSTLEVLRQYEEAGLVLEEGLKEPPDHIAIELEFMYYLLYKEAEAREDSEREKANAFRETRERFFKKLLNPWVPIFCEKIKESTDHPFYVALSNCLTTFVSRVDI; this is translated from the coding sequence ATGGAAGAACTTCGACCTCCTTCCAAAGAAAAACTTCAAGGGGAGGCCTACCGGTTATTTTCGGCCTGTTTTTGTCTTCCTCGAAGGGAGTGGTTTCTTCAGGAGGGGCTCTTTAAAAATTTGGCCACCGTTCTTAGCGAGATCTGTAACGAGGCGGTCCCTTTTGTTTCGGAGATGGAACGATCCCTTCTCGAGACGAGCGAAGAGGAATTGAGGGTCGAATACGCCAGGCTCTTCGTCGGTCCCTACGAGCTGAAAGCGCCCCCCTATGGCTCCGTCTACCTCGACGGGGAGAGGAGGTTGATGGGGGATTCGACCCTCGAGGTGCTCCGCCAATACGAAGAGGCCGGATTGGTCTTGGAGGAGGGACTTAAGGAGCCTCCGGACCATATCGCCATCGAACTGGAGTTCATGTACTACCTGCTTTACAAGGAAGCCGAGGCCAGGGAGGATTCAGAACGGGAGAAGGCGAACGCCTTCCGGGAGACGAGGGAAAGGTTTTTCAAAAAGCTTCTCAACCCATGGGTCCCGATCTTTTGCGAGAAAATCAAGGAGTCCACGGACCATCCTTTCTATGTTGCCCTTTCGAACTGCCTTACCACATTTGTCTCTCGGGTCGATATCTAA
- the nrfD gene encoding polysulfide reductase NrfD, which translates to MRSYRELAKETWHFYKKTLFLVARGSKVYYAWCFSLLAIILVGFAFYWKQHDMGLIETNMTDQVSWGLYIANFTYLVGMAAAAVLLVIPAYIYQFKPIKEIVVLGELFAASCIVMAILFVMVDLGRLDRFWHMLPGIGSMNFPTSLLAWDVIVLNGYLFLNLFIPVYLLVKFYYRKEPNWRFILPFILLSIPWAVAIHTVTAFLYNGLAARPFWNASILAPRFLASAFCSGPAIIILIFQVIRKVSAIHLEDRALFKIAELIAYAMFLNLFLLGAEIFKEYYSDTVHTASFKYLFEGLHHHNALVPWIWTAMAMNVTAFFLFLIPATRKRLITLNLGCLLIIVGVWIEKGPGFVIPGFIPDPLGEIHEYVPNLLELMISFGIWAFGFLFFTLLMKVAIPIETGEFTHAQYETGMIAKKLGGP; encoded by the coding sequence ATGAGATCGTATCGAGAATTGGCCAAAGAGACCTGGCATTTTTATAAGAAGACCCTGTTCTTGGTGGCGAGGGGGAGCAAGGTTTATTACGCTTGGTGTTTCTCGCTTCTCGCCATCATCCTGGTCGGGTTTGCCTTTTACTGGAAACAGCATGACATGGGGCTGATCGAAACGAACATGACCGACCAGGTCTCCTGGGGACTCTACATCGCCAACTTCACCTACCTCGTGGGGATGGCCGCGGCGGCCGTCCTTCTGGTGATCCCCGCTTACATCTATCAATTCAAGCCGATCAAGGAGATCGTCGTCCTCGGGGAGCTCTTCGCTGCCTCCTGTATCGTCATGGCGATCCTCTTTGTGATGGTCGACCTCGGCAGGCTCGACCGGTTCTGGCACATGCTTCCAGGGATCGGGTCGATGAACTTCCCCACCTCCCTTCTGGCCTGGGATGTGATCGTCCTCAACGGCTACCTGTTTCTCAACCTTTTCATCCCCGTCTATCTTCTGGTCAAGTTCTACTACCGGAAAGAACCCAACTGGAGGTTCATCCTTCCCTTCATCCTCCTCTCCATTCCGTGGGCGGTGGCCATCCATACGGTCACAGCCTTCCTCTATAACGGACTTGCCGCCCGTCCCTTCTGGAACGCCTCGATCCTGGCCCCGAGGTTCCTCGCCAGCGCCTTCTGCTCGGGACCGGCCATCATCATCCTCATCTTTCAGGTCATCCGAAAGGTCTCGGCCATCCATCTCGAAGACCGGGCCCTCTTCAAGATCGCCGAACTGATCGCCTACGCCATGTTTCTCAACCTCTTTCTGCTCGGTGCGGAGATCTTCAAAGAGTACTATTCGGATACGGTTCATACGGCTTCCTTTAAGTATCTCTTCGAGGGCCTCCATCACCATAACGCCCTCGTGCCATGGATCTGGACAGCCATGGCGATGAACGTCACCGCCTTCTTCCTCTTTTTGATCCCAGCGACCCGAAAACGTCTAATCACCCTCAACCTCGGCTGTCTATTGATCATCGTGGGGGTCTGGATCGAGAAGGGCCCCGGGTTCGTCATCCCGGGCTTTATCCCTGACCCACTGGGCGAGATTCACGAATACGTTCCCAACCTGCTTGAGCTGATGATCTCTTTCGGAATCTGGGCCTTCGGGTTTCTCTTCTTTACTCTCCTGATGAAGGTGGCCATTCCCATCGAAACAGGTGAATTTACCCATGCCCAATACGAGACGGGGATGATCGCAAAAAAATTGGGTGGACCTTAA
- a CDS encoding TonB family protein — MGKRRAGLVVSLILHGLVMLLPVSVVLVERYEELDLYILTEEKRVIQPQRVVERRIEQKVIEPYKIPLGVKEEVRETIEKKEEPRPEEVRKVEERPVVEKVDHPLRDPVPQVVEVPSVAVTVSVAPSREAVVSEKASPPPKADPMPKAESPEPVSVVKEVGPPVPQDLEFGARDGPRFLKRVMPVYPVMARRMGKEGRVLLRLTIDERGALVSVEVVENGGYGFTEAALEAVQKSTFLPAYRDGKPVACRALLPIRFQLRGD; from the coding sequence GTGGGAAAAAGGAGGGCCGGACTGGTCGTCTCCCTCATCCTCCACGGTCTGGTGATGTTGCTCCCTGTTTCGGTGGTTCTGGTGGAGCGTTACGAGGAGCTGGACCTCTACATCCTGACCGAGGAAAAGAGGGTCATCCAACCTCAACGGGTGGTTGAGAGGAGGATTGAGCAGAAAGTGATCGAGCCTTACAAAATTCCTTTGGGGGTGAAGGAGGAGGTTCGGGAAACTATAGAGAAGAAGGAGGAGCCCAGGCCTGAGGAGGTCAGGAAGGTCGAAGAGAGGCCGGTCGTCGAGAAGGTGGATCATCCTCTACGGGACCCTGTCCCGCAAGTGGTGGAAGTCCCTTCTGTTGCGGTCACTGTTTCCGTGGCCCCTTCCAGGGAGGCCGTGGTATCTGAAAAGGCCTCTCCTCCACCGAAGGCCGATCCAATGCCCAAGGCGGAATCGCCTGAGCCTGTCTCCGTGGTCAAAGAGGTGGGACCTCCGGTCCCTCAGGATTTGGAGTTTGGGGCCAGGGATGGGCCGAGGTTCTTAAAGAGGGTGATGCCGGTCTATCCGGTGATGGCCCGGAGGATGGGCAAGGAGGGTCGGGTCTTGTTGAGGTTGACGATAGACGAGAGGGGGGCTTTGGTGTCGGTGGAGGTGGTGGAGAACGGGGGTTATGGGTTTACGGAGGCGGCTTTGGAGGCGGTTCAAAAATCGACATTTCTTCCGGCTTATCGGGATGGCAAGCCGGTGGCCTGTCGGGCCCTTTTGCCCATTCGGTTTCAGTTGCGGGGGGATTGA
- a CDS encoding MotA/TolQ/ExbB proton channel family protein, with protein sequence MAELFLKGGLLMYPILLCSVVGVAIWVNKFLQYRRIFRDLEVSFQDLQKQVPPILAPILEGLKGVPDEKEISLLGTRQVRKIETGLSWLGLIATIAPLLGLTGTVTGMIKAFMVIEKSPQVNPSLLAGGIWEALITTAAGLLVAIPIHIGHHYLEKEADEIALMMKEVVLRFLAEGRRGGHGV encoded by the coding sequence ATGGCGGAGCTATTTCTGAAGGGTGGCCTTTTGATGTATCCCATCCTTCTCTGTTCGGTTGTGGGGGTGGCGATTTGGGTCAATAAATTTCTTCAATACAGGAGGATATTTAGGGACTTGGAGGTTTCGTTCCAAGACCTTCAGAAGCAGGTTCCGCCTATCTTAGCCCCTATCCTGGAGGGGTTGAAGGGGGTGCCTGACGAGAAGGAGATATCCCTGCTTGGAACCCGGCAGGTGCGGAAGATCGAGACGGGGTTGAGCTGGCTTGGGTTGATCGCCACGATCGCGCCCTTGTTGGGTCTGACTGGGACGGTGACGGGGATGATCAAGGCCTTCATGGTGATCGAGAAGAGTCCTCAGGTCAATCCTTCCCTGCTTGCGGGGGGAATCTGGGAGGCTTTGATCACGACGGCAGCGGGCCTTCTGGTGGCCATCCCGATCCACATCGGCCATCACTATCTGGAGAAGGAGGCCGATGAGATCGCCCTGATGATGAAGGAGGTTGTGCTTCGGTTTCTTGCGGAGGGGAGGCGGGGGGGCCATGGAGTTTGA
- a CDS encoding 4Fe-4S dicluster domain-containing protein has translation MRNKALSRREFLQKWSLGALSAGFVPLLSSCTQEEIEDFLQKHYLEMKEEEKREVLAKLERRYFERYGKRFRISTQEALPETLWGYGLELSRCIGCRRCVYACVQENNNSRYARQLHWIRVLRLKRGNLINLEDSEHYYAPEFVPEKGFVYLPVQCQQCQNAPCVKVCPIHATWQEPDGIVVVDYNWCIGCRYCIAACPYKGRVFNWAEPNLPKDEVNPEVHYLGNRPRMKCAVEKCTFCIQRVRQGRYPACVEACPTGSRKFGNLLDPKSEIRYIIERKRVFRLREELNTDSKFYYFFES, from the coding sequence ATGCGAAATAAAGCTCTGAGCCGAAGAGAATTCCTCCAGAAATGGTCCCTCGGCGCCCTTTCGGCGGGTTTTGTTCCCCTTCTCTCCTCCTGTACCCAAGAGGAGATCGAGGATTTCTTACAGAAACATTATCTCGAAATGAAGGAGGAGGAGAAGAGGGAGGTCCTCGCCAAACTGGAGCGGAGATATTTCGAAAGGTATGGCAAGAGGTTTCGGATCAGCACCCAGGAGGCGTTGCCGGAGACGCTCTGGGGTTATGGGCTCGAACTTTCCCGTTGCATCGGATGCAGACGATGCGTCTATGCCTGTGTCCAGGAGAACAACAACTCCCGATATGCCCGTCAGCTTCACTGGATCAGGGTCTTAAGACTGAAACGGGGGAACCTCATCAACCTCGAGGATTCTGAACATTACTATGCCCCGGAGTTCGTTCCGGAGAAGGGGTTCGTCTACCTGCCCGTCCAGTGCCAGCAGTGTCAGAACGCACCCTGTGTGAAGGTCTGTCCCATCCATGCGACCTGGCAGGAGCCCGATGGCATCGTCGTCGTCGACTACAACTGGTGCATCGGATGCCGCTACTGTATCGCGGCCTGTCCCTACAAAGGAAGGGTCTTCAACTGGGCGGAGCCGAACCTTCCGAAGGACGAGGTCAACCCCGAGGTCCATTACCTGGGTAACCGACCCCGGATGAAGTGCGCGGTCGAAAAGTGCACCTTCTGCATCCAGCGGGTGAGACAGGGACGCTACCCGGCCTGTGTAGAGGCCTGCCCTACGGGATCGAGAAAGTTCGGAAACCTTCTCGACCCGAAGAGCGAAATCCGATACATCATCGAACGGAAAAGGGTCTTTCGATTGAGAGAAGAGTTAAACACCGACTCCAAGTTCTATTACTTCTTTGAATCATAG